Proteins co-encoded in one Odontesthes bonariensis isolate fOdoBon6 chromosome 24, fOdoBon6.hap1, whole genome shotgun sequence genomic window:
- the l3hypdh gene encoding trans-L-3-hydroxyproline dehydratase, with protein sequence MEMQLPPHEGDQLSVVDMHTGGEPLRIILSGYPEVKGDSVLSKRRYVRDHLDHLRRVLMYEPRGHYDMYGALIVDSEIPEADLAVLFLHNEGYSTMCGHAVVALGRFAVDYKLVKEPRSPETQVNIHCPCGLVKAFVEYSDGKTGGVRFLSVPAFAFATDVTVTVEGFGEVTVDISYGGAFYAFVDAQRFGLDVTKSRTRDLVDAATAVTKAVKSQVKLHHPTSDDLAFLYGTILTDGKDDYSPEPTANICVFAEAQVDRSPTGSGVTARVALQYHKGLIQLNQTRAFQSGATGSQFTGKAVEETKCGNFKAVVVEVAGRAFYTGVSRFVRESEDELKHGFLLK encoded by the exons ATGGAAATGCAGCTTCCACCTCACGAGGGAGACCAACTCTCTGTGGTCGACATGCACACCGGAGGAGAACCATTGCGGATCATCCTCAGTGGCTACCCAGAGGTCAAAGGTGACAGCGTGCTATCGAAGCGCCGCTACGTCCGGGACCATCTGGACCACCTCAGGAGGGTGCTGATGTATGAGCCACGGGGACACTACGACATGTACGGGGCCCTGATCGTGGACAGTGAGATCCCGGAGGCCGACCTGGCCGTACTGTTCCTGCACAACGAGGGCTACAGCACCATGTGCGGGCACGCCGTCGTAGCTTTGGGACGCTTCGCTGTAGACTACAAGCTGGTGAAGGAGCCGCGGTCACCAGAGACGCAAGTGAACATTCACTGCCCCTGTGGTCTGGTGAAGGCTTTTGTTGAGTACTCTGACGGCAAAACGGGAGGAGTGAGGTTTCTAAGTGTGCCAGCATTTGCTTTCGCAACAG ATGTGACGGTGACGGTGGAGGGATTCGGCGAAGTGACGGTTGACATCAGCTATGGAGGAGCTTTTTATGCCTTCGTCGATGCCCAGAGGTTTGGCCTAGATGTGACAAAGTCCAGGACTCGAGATCTGGTAGATGCAGCCACAGCAGTGACCAAAGCTGTCAAATCTCAA GTGAAGTTGCATCATCCAACCAGTGATGATCTGGCCTTCCTGTATGGCACTATTCTCACAGACGGAAAAGACGATTACTCTCCCGAGCCCACCGCCAATATCTGTGTGTTTGCAGAAGCTCAG GTGGATCGAAGCCCCACCGGCTCAGGTGTCACAGCTCGAGTGGCTCTTCAGTATCACAAAGGTCTCATCCAGCTGAACCAGACCCGGGCGTTTCAGAGCGGGGCCACGGGATCTCAGTTCACAGGAAAAGCTGTTGAG GAGACCAAATGTGGAAACTTCAAGGCCGTCGTGGTGGAAGTCGCTGGCAGAGCTTTTTACACCGGAGTTTCCCGCTTTGTCCGGGAATCCGAAGACGAGCTGAAGCACGGGTTTCTGCTGAAATGA
- the LOC142374677 gene encoding sphingosine-1-phosphate phosphatase 1-like has protein sequence MQLPDMASAVVKTFVQTCNYLQDPCHVARFQNFCGVKGTFPDKRIKPDSGRSELDRPGLRRRVQQEGQSPDEGVGNGDAATSQINGMQGDDTVRPEGPSAAEDDSDTTRAKPLRRNSLTGDVGQEFLIHNKFLFYLFTFGTELGNEMFFIIFFPFLFWNIDAVVSRRLIVVWAWNLFVGQSTKDMVRWSRPASPPVVKVEVFYNSEYSMPSTHAMTGTAIPFCLFMLTYGRWQYPFLFGFCVALGWSVLVCVSRVYMGMHSILEVITGFLYSLLVLAFFQPILEKIDNYYMIDHYAPLVIIVSHVSLGLVAFSLDSWSTSRGDTAQALGTGAGAALATHVNYQLGLLQDPPLSSLPLTLPPVTAGPVLRSLLRFLIGVAVILVTRMVMKAVTIPFLCRLFGLPSDDVRRARQHMRVELPYRYIVYSVVGFSCVCFVPVLFGIFNLA, from the exons ATGCAGTTACCAG ACATGGCAAGCGCTGTCGTAAAGACGTTTGTACAGACGTGTAATTATCTCCAAGACCCCTGCCATGTAGCGAGGTTTCAAAATTTCTGCGGCGTCAAAGGAACATTTCCGGATAAACGAATCAAGCCGGACAGTGGACGGTCGGAGCTGGACCGTCCCGGGCTGAGGAGGAGGGTCCAACAGGAGGGCCAGAGCCCAGATGAAGGTGTAGGGAACGGAGATGCCGCCACATCGCAGATTAACGGGATGCAGGGCGACGACACCGTCAGGCCCGAAGGTCCATCAGCGGCGGAGGACGACTCAGACACGACCAGAGCGAAACCCCTCCGGAGAAACTCCTTGACTGGAGATGTGGGTCAGGAGTTCCTCATCCACAACAAGTTCCTCTTCTACCTGTTCACGTTTGGGACTGAGCTGGGCAACGAGATGTTCTTCATCATCTTCTTCCCATTCCTCTTCTGGAACATCGACGCCGTGGTCAGCCGGAGGCTCATCGTGGTCTGGGCTTGGAACCTGTTCGTGGGACAGTCCACCAAGGATATGGTCCGCTGGTCCCGACCGGCCTCCCCTCCCGTGGTGAAGGTGGAGGTCTTCTACAACTCCGAGTACAGCATGCCCTCCACGCACGCCATGACGGGGACGGCCATACCTTTCTGTCTGTTCATGCTGACCTACGGCCGGTGGCAG TACCCTTTCCTCTTCGGCTTCTGTGTGGCTCTCGGCTGGAGCGTCCTGGTCTGTGTTAGCAGAGTCTACATGGGCATGCACTCTATTCTG GAGGTAATCACGGGCTTCCTGTACAGCCTTCTGGTTCTCGCCTTCTTCCAGCCAATCTTGGAAAAGATTGACAACTACTACATGATTGACCACTACGCTCCGCTTGTGATCATCGTGTCGCACGTGAGCCTCGGACTTGTGGCTTTCTCGCTGGATTCGTGGAGCACATCTCGGGGCGATACCGCTCAGGCTCTAGGCACCGGGGCCGGGGCCGCTTTGGCCACCCACGTGAACTATCAGCTGGGGCTGCTGCAAGATCCACCACTCTCCTCACTTCCTCTAACTTTACCACCGGTCACCGCAGGCCCGGTGTTACGCTCCCTTCTGCGCTTCCTCATCGGAGTCGCTGTCATCCTCGTCACGAGAATGGTCATGAAAGCGGTGACCATTCCGTTCCTGTGCCGACTGTTCGGGCTGCCCTCGGATGACGTAAGACGGGCGAGGCAGCACATGAGAGTGGAGTTGCCATATCGTTACATTGTCTACAGTGTTGTGGGTTTTAGTTGTGTCTGCTTTGTGCCTGTCCTCTTTGGGATCTTCAACCTTGCCTGA
- the LOC142374676 gene encoding voltage-gated delayed rectifier potassium channel KCNH5-like has protein sequence MHGGKRGLVAPQNTFLENIVRRSSETSFLLGNAQIVEWPVVYSNDGFCKLSGYHRAEVMHRSSTCNFMYGDLTDKKTVDKIRQSFNNYESNFHEVLLYTKNRKPIWLYMQIAPIRNENNKVVLVLCTFKDITLFKQPIEEESARGWTKFARLTRALTNNRNVVPQLAPLSKTEVSHKPSRLAEALQLGSDILPQYKQEAPKTPPHIILHYCTFKTTWDWVILILTFYTAIMVPYNVSFRTKHNNLAWLVVDSVVDIIFLVDIVLNFHTTFVGPAGEVISDASLIRMNYLKTWFVIDLLSCLPYDVINAFENIEEDAVPHASQASHLRDFSHFHRNTTRAEDSVLTGLSSLFRSLKVIRLLRLGRVARKLDHYLEYGAAVLVLLVCVFGLVAHWLACIWYSIGDYEVIDETTNSIKTDSWLYQLALSIGTPYRYNTSGTGQWEGGPSKDTLYISSLYFTMTSLTTIGFGNIAPTTDGEKIFSVAMMMVGSLLYATIFGNVTTIFQQMYTNTNRYHEMLNNVRDFLQLYQVPKGLSERVMDFIVSTWAMSKGIDTDKVLSICPKDMRADICVHLNRQVFNDHPAFRLASDGCLRSLAVEFQTTHCAPGDLIFHIGESVDTLCFVVCGSLEVIQDDEVVAILGKGDVFGDVFWKETTPARACANVRALTYCDLHVIKREALMRVLDFYTAFANSFSRNLILTCNLRKRIIFRKIADLKREAERQRSEVALSIPEDHPVRKLFHRFRQRRDSQTPGESNTFFDHNCVRVEPQRHHRTDANACPRRQSASSQQQELSSPVQNDTPCAGRGSVSSGSSVAAPQEVFVHAEKSEHSCTQVTVESKSRPCGESQLCERGNSREAGPEGAAGGVHSSRGARGWAKFKSATSAVLVRPAVEEDKQPQKAVPGPKASQHSEQSAAAKKNQETKEGGQMGSTEGGSTAGETGEETSILHKTDSCDSGITKSDLRIDRAGEPRSSFERSPMERSPLERNLLDHSPGVYTELSLRQSFVQPVSGQAVLQAALHEAKLELKGDITKLSSRLLLLESQVSEILRLLSMKRRLSLPPTSSKARINNQDSVTTTEDERF, from the exons ATGCATGGGGGTAAGAGAGGGCTGGTGGCTCCGCAGAACACTTTCCTGGAAAATATTGTCCGGCGCTCCAGCG AAACCAGTTTCTTGTTGGGGAACGCACAGATCGTGGAGTGGCCGGTCGTGTACAGCAACGATGGATTCTGCAAGCTGTCTGGATACCACAGAGCTGAAGTTATGCACAGGAGCAGCACATGCAA TTTCATGTACGGTGACCTGACTGACAAAAAGACTGTGGACAAAATCAGACAATCCTTCAACAACTATGAGTCCAATTTCCATGAGGTGCTTCTCTACACAAAGAATA GAAAACCAATATGGCTTTACATGCAGATTGCCCCAattagaaatgaaaacaacaagGTGGTGCTTGTCCTCTGCACCTTCAAAGACATTACACTTTTCAAACAGCCCATTGAAGAAGAATCCGCCAGAG GGTGGACGAAGTTTGCTCGACTCACAAGGGCGCTGACCAACAATCGCAATGTGGTGCCGCAGTTAGCACCACTGAGTAAGACTGAGGTCAGCCACAAGCCCTCCAGATTGGCTGAG GCTCTTCAGCTAGGATCAGACATTCTCCCTCAGTACAAACAGGAGGCCCCTAAGACCCCTCCACACATCATTCTCCACTACTGTACCTTCAAGACGACCTGGGACTGGgtcatcctcatcctcacctTCTACACCGCCATCATGGTCCCCTATAACGTTTCCTTTCGGACCAAGCATAACAACTTGGCTTGGTTGGTGGTGGACAGCGTGGTCGATATCATCTTTCTGGTTGACATTGTGCTCAACTTCCACACCACCTTTGTGGGTCCAGCTGGAGAGGTCATATCAGACGCGAGCCTGATTCGAATGAATTACCTGAAAACATGGTTTGTCATCGACCTGCTGTCCTGTCTGCCCTACGACGTCATCAACGCATTTGAAAATATAGAAGAG GATGCTGTCCCACATGCCTCTCAAGCAAGTCATCTTCGGGACTTTTCACACTTCCACAGGAATACTACTCGGGCAGAAGACTCTGTTCTCACA GGTCTCAGCAGCCTCTTCAGGTCCCTAAAAGTGATCCGCCTGCTGCGTTTGGGCCGAGTTGCCCGGAAGCTGGACCACTACCTGGAGTATGGGGCGGccgttctggttctgctggtgtgCGTTTTCGGCCTGGTGGCCCACTGGCTCGCCTGCATCTGGTACAGCATCGGGGACTACGAAGTCATCGACGAGACCACCAACAGCATCAAGACGGACAGCTGGCTCTACCAGTTGGCCCTGAGTATCGGAACGCCTTATCGCTACAACACCAGCGGAACAGGCCAGTGGGAAGGTGGTCCCAGCAAAGACACCCTGTACATTTCTTCTCTCTACTTCACCATGACGAGTCTCACCACCATCGGATTTGGGAACATCGCTCCGACAACAGATGGCGAGAAGATTTTCTCTGTGGCTATGATGATGGTGGGCT CTCTGCTGTATGCAACCATCTTCGGAAATGTCACCACCATCTTCCAGCAGATGTACACCAACACAAACCGCTACCATGAGATGCTCAACAACGTGCGAGACTTCCTCCAGCTGTATCAGGTTCCCAAAGGTCTGAGCGAAAGGGTCATGGATTTCATCGTCTCCACCTGGGCCATGTCCAAAGGCATAGACACGGACAAG GTTCTCTCCATCTGTCCCAAAGACATGCGTGCGGACATCTGTGTGCACCTCAACAGACAGGTGTTCAATGACCACCCGGCCTTTCGTCTGGCGAGTGACGGCTGTTTACGCTCCCTCGCAGTGGAGTTTCAGACCACGCACTGTGCACCTGGAGACCTCATCTTCCATATCGGAGAGAGCGTTGATACGCTCTGCTTTGTTGTCTGTGGTTCACTCGAAGTCATTCAGGACGACGAGGTCGTCGCAATACTCG GTAAAGGTGATGTGTTCGGAGATGTGTTCTGGAAAGAGACCACGCCTGCTCGAGCCTGTGCAAACGTGCGAGCGCTGACTTACTGCGACCTGCACGTCATCAAGAGAGAAGCTCTGATGAGGGTGCTGGACTTTTACACGGCCTTCGCCAACTCCTTCTCCCGCAACCTCATCCTCACCTGTAATCTACGGAAAAGG ATCATCTTCAGAAAGATTGCTGATTTGAAGAGGGAGGCGGAGCGCCAGCGGAGCGAGGTGGCGCTCTCCATCCCTGAAGATCACCCAGTTCGCAAGCTGTTCCATAGATTCAGACAGCGGAGAGACTCTCAAACACCAGGAGAGTCAAATACCTTCTTTGATCATAACTGCGTTCGGGTGGAGCCGCAGCGTCATCACCGCACTGATGCAAACGCTTGCCCTCGGCGTCAGTCTGCATCCTCTCAGCAGCAGGAGCTCAGCTCCCCTGTGCAAAACGACACACCCTGCGCGGGAAGGGGGAGTGTAAGCAGCGGCTCCAGCGTGGCTGCTCCTCAAGAAGTGTTTGTCCATGCTGAAAAATCCGAGCACAGCTGCACACAAGTGACTGTGGAGTCTAAATCAAGGCCTTGTGGCGAGAGTCAGCTCTGTGAGAGGGGCAACAGCAGAGAAGCAGGTCCAGAGGGCGCCGCAGGTGGTGttcacagcagcagaggtgCCCGAGGGTGGGCAAAGTTCAAGAGCGCCACATCTGCTGTCCTGGTGCGTCCCGCTGTGGAGGAAGACAAGCAGCCACAGAAAGCAGTGCCGGGGCCCAAAGCATCGCAGCACTCAGAGCAGTCTGCAGCTGCCAAGAAGAACCAGGAAACAAAGGAGGGCGGACAGATGGGGAGCACAGAGGGCGGCAGCACCGCAGGAGAGACGGGGGAAGAAACAAGCATCCTGCACAAAACGGACTCCTGCGACAGCGGCATCACAAAGAGTGACCTGCGCATCGACCGAGCCGGAGAGCCACGGAGCTCATTTGAGCGAAGTCCAATGGAAAGGAGCCCTCTGGAGAGAAATCTATTGGATCACAGTCCGGGCGTTTACACTGAGCTCTCCCTCAGACAGTCCTTCGTACAGCCAGTGTCTGGACAAGCTGTGCTTCAAGCGGCGCTGCATGAAGCCAAGCTGGAGCTGAAGGGAGACATTACAAAACTGAGCAGCCGGTTGTTGCTCCTGGAGTCGCAGGTGAGCGAAATCCTCAGGTTGCTGTCGATGAAAAGGAGACTCTCACTGCCTCCGACTTCTTCAAAAGCAAGAATAAACAATCAAGACTCAGtgacaacaacagaagatgagCGTTTTTGA